TGCTTGGCCGCCTTGTCGATCGGCGGACCGCCCGGATAGGGCAGGTCGAGCACCCTCGCGACCTTGTCGTACGCCTCCCCCGCCGCGTCGTCCACAGTGGAGCCAAGCTCGGTGATCTTGGACGCGATGTCGTCCACCCGCAGCAGCTGGGTGTGCCCGCCGGACACCAGCAGCGCCAGCACCGGCGACGGCAACGGCCCGTGCTGCAGGGTGTCGACCGCGATGTGGCCGGCCAGGTGATTCACGCCGTACAGCGGGACGTCCAACGCCGTCGCGTATGCCTTCGCCGCCGAAACGCCGACCAGCAACGCACCGGCGAGCCCCGGGCCGGCGGTCACCGCGATCGCGTCCACATCGGACAGTTTGAGGCCGGCGGTCGCGAAGGCCCGCTCCGCGGTCGGCACCATCGCTTCGAGGTGCGCCCGGCTGGCGACCTCGGGCACGACCCCGCCGAACCGGGCGTGCTGGTCCACACTGGACGCGACCTCGTCGGCCAGCAGCTCCACCGAACCGTCGTCGTGGAGCCGGACGAGGCCGACGCCGGTCTCGTCGCAGGAGCTTTCGATGCCCATGATGACGCGCGCCATCAGCCGGCCACCTCGTCTCGTGCCGGGGCCTGCGCGGGGCGGGCCATGGTGAACGCGTCGGCACCGGAGGGCTGGTAGTAGCGCTTCCGGATACCCAGCTTTTCGAAACCGTGTGCCTCGTACAGCTTCACGGCAGGGTCGTTGTCCGTGCGCACCTCAAGGAACACCGGCGCGCGCATTTCGTCGGCGCGGGTCAGCAGCGCACGCAGCAACGCCTTGCCGATGCCCTGCCCTTGCGCCTCCGGTACCACGCCGATCGTGTGCACTTCCGCCTCGTAATCCCCGCGGCGGCCCACTACCGCGAGGCCCGCGTAGCCGAGGAGCGTCTCGCCGTCGTCGGTGCGAGCGGCCAGGTAGTAGTAGCCCTGGTCCAGCTCGGACTGGAAGGCGCGCGCACTCCACGGATCGTCGCCGGGAAAGAGGATCTTCTCGATCTCCGCGCACCTCGCGACATCAGCGCGGCGCAACTGGTCGAGTTTCACGGCGCGGTCACCCTCTTGCGCGCGGTCGGCTCAACAGCGTCCGGGCGACGCAGGTACAGCGGCGTCAGCGCTTCGGGCTCCGCGCGCTCGAGAAGCGCCGTACGCGCCACGCGCACCAACCCGGCCGGTGACGGGAACCGCGGCTCAATAGGCACCACGCCTACCGCGGCGGCGTACTGCAACGCACCGTCGCCCGCCGCGACGCGAATGTCCGTCTCGACCTCCGCCGGACGCTGTACCTGCGGACCGTCGACCCGCACGCCCGAAGCGTCATACGCAGCCCAGTAGACCTCGCGCCGCCGCGCGTCCGTGAAGACGAGGAACGGCTTGTCTGTACGCACGACATCGGCGGCGATCGCGTCCAAGCTGCACACCGGGTACGCCGGGATGCCGAGCGCGTGCGCATACGCAGCAGCCGTCGCCATGCCCGCGCGCAACCCGGTGAACGGGCCAGGCCCGACGCCGCAGACGATCGCGTCGAGCTCGCGCAGCGTGACGCCAGCCTCTTCCGCCGCAGCCATCGCGTGGGGCGCGATGAGCTCGCCGTGCGCTCGCGGGTCCACCGTGACGCGCTCTGCCCGGGTGACGAGCTCCGCCTCGTCGACGGCAACGATGCCCGCGGTCACCGCCGGGGTCGCCGTGTCGATCGCCAATACCAGCACGATTTCCCAGGGTAGCCCTGGACCCGACGGGACGCGGGGGCGGGAGGGCACCGCCGACCGGATACGGAAAGTGACCGGACCGGCGGCGATCACTGCGGTAAGTGAGCACTTCCCCTGCCCGGCTAGGGGATTTTGTCCGCACTGGGAACCGTCGGCGACTAAGCTGAGTCCGAACGTCGGCAGAGATAGACGCTGCCGCCGGGTACTAGGGGGAGCGTGATCGTGGGCAACGGCCAGTCGTCCAGCAGCGAATCGTCCAGCTCGAGCAATCCGGCGGACGGGCGCGCCGGGTACGTCGACCCGGAAGAGCAGGCCCTTCGCGACCGCCAGGACGAGCAGTTCGGCGAAGCGATGAACATGAACGGCGTGCACGTCTACCAGCGCCGCGCGGCCGAGGACGCCAAGGTCAACGCTGCCGCCGCGGGCGGCGGGTTCCACATGGACATCGACGCGATGAAGAAGCTCCAGCCCCAGTGGCAGAGCATCGCGGACAAGCTGAGCGACATGATCGCCGCCGGCGGCCAGCTGCGAGTCGTGCCCCCGCCTGCCGAAGACCCGGCCAGCTCGATGCAGAAAAAGGCGGCGGACATGCACGCCGACGCGTACTTGAAGAGCCTGCGGCAGCAATACGAATACGCGAAGGGCTACGCGAGCAAGCTGCAAGAAGCGATCGACAAGACCGCGGCGCAGGATCAGGCCAACACCGACAGCCTCCGCAAGCAGGGATGACCCGAGTGAAGACACGCATCGCGGCCGGCCCGGCCGTCGGCCTCCTGCTGCTTGCCACGGCTGCTTGTTCCTCGACGCCGGGCACCCCGGCACCGGCCGCGTCCGCCGCGCCGTCCAGCTCGTCGCCCAGCGTGCCGAAGGTGAACGCCCCGCTGGATGCCGCCAAGTACGAGCAGAACCCGTGCGCACTGCTCAGCTCGGCCCAGGCGACCGAGGTGATCAAGTCGGTCCGCAACCGGCAGGGCAAAGGCCTGGTCGGACCCATTTGCACCTGGAACGATGCCGACAGCAACAGCGTCGCCGTCGGGTTGGTCCCCGGACAGGGCGGACTCGCTAGTTCCTACGCGTACCGCGACAGTGCCGCCGGCTACTTCCAGGTCGCACCGGACGTGAACGGCTACCCCGCGGTGTACACCTCGCCGTCGGACGACCGGAAAAACGGCGGCTGCCAGGCCGTGGTCGGCATCAAAGACGACGAGACCCTCACCTCTTCGGTCTTGCTCGACAAAACGTCGCCGGATTACCGCGACCCGTGCTCGCTGGCCGCGAAGGCCGCCGCCGCGGCGGTCGCCACTATCAAGGCAGGTGCGTGATGGCCAACCTCAGTCCGCAGGAAATCGTTCGCCTGGTCAAGTCCGGCAAGGGCTCGGTCGGCCTGTACCAGGGCTCCGACCAGTCCGCCCAGCTGTCCGCGCAGCACGAGCAGATCGCCGGCGAGATGCGCCGGCTGCAGAGCTCGATGAGCGAGTTCTGGCAGGGCGACTCGGCCGGCCAGGCCTACGCCGGCGCCGGACCGCTGGTTCAGGCATCCCAGACAAGCGGGCAGCACCTCGCGCAGGCCCAGGACCTGTACCAGGGCCAGGGCGGTTCCTTCAACTCTCTGCAGAGCAAGATCCAGGGCGTTGGAGACCTCGGCGACAAGCCGGCCAACGACTGGGTCTCCGACACCCCGCTTTCCTTCATGTCCAATCGAGCCGACGAGATCGACGCATGGAACAAGAAGGCCCAGATCGTCACTGACAGTTACAGTACTTATCACTCCCAGTCCTCGGACAACTCGGCCCAATGGACGAACCCCTCGCAGTACGGCGAGCTCGCTCTGCCCTCGGCCGGCGGCGACTTCACCGTCACCCAGCCGAGCAGCACCGGCACCGGGCATCTGCCCACGCGTTACCTGCCGGGCGGCGGGTCGATGCCCAACGACGGTTACGCCGGCGGCGGCAACAGCACCACCAGCAGCACCGGCAGCACTAGCACCGGTTCCGCCACCGACCACACCAACGACCGCACCGGTCCGCCGGGAGCCCTGCCGCCGTCGGACACGCATCCGTGGGGCCCGAAGGACGTTCCGCCGGCTCACCCGCCGGTCGACCCGCCGGTCCGGCATTCGGGCGGGACGGAGGAGACCACCACGTCCGGCTACGTTCCGCCGGACGTCACCACGACCAACCCGGTCAACCCCTGGTCGCCGAACGGCACCGGGCCGAACCCGACCAGCGGGGGCGGCGGGAACAGCAACAGCCTCTACGCGCCCGGGGTCACCGGTCCGTTCGGCGGAGCCGGCGGCAGCGACTTCAGCGGCGGGCGCGGCGGCTCCACCGGCGGTCCGGGCGGCAGCGGCGGCGCGGGCAACAGCCTCGGCCGCGGCGCGGGTGCGGGCACCGGCGCCGGGTCGGTCGGCAATGCCGAGGCCGTCGGCGGCAAGGGCGGCGTGGCCGGTGCGGCCGGTCGTCCAGGGGCGTCGGGCATGGGCGGCGCGATGGGGCACGGCAAGAAGGGCGAAGGCGAGGACGACCTGGTCCACGAGACCGCCGACTACCTCGTCGAACAGGACCCGGACGCCGCGCTGATCGGCGAGCTGCCCAAGGCGGTCCCGCCGGTGATCGGTCTCTGACGATGCTCGTGCTTTCGCGCGAGGTGGTGCTTCCGGCCGACTCGTTGCCGCTCGCGGCAGAGCTGGCCGGGGTCTCGCTCCCCTCCTCGCTGTCTCCTGACGTGCTCTGGCGCGACCCGGAAGAGGACCGCGCGTACCGCGACGCGGCGGTCGACGCCATGGCCAGCCAAGGCGTGTGGGGTCGTGGCGGTCCGGACGAGGCATTCGTCCGGACCATGACCGTGCTGTGCCGCGGCACCACGGAGCTGTCCGCGACCGTCGAAAGCGGCCGCGACCGGCATTACCGGCTGCTCGTCGCCGCTTCCGGCAAGGACGCCGTGCTCGCCTGTCACATGCCCTCCACCAGCACCGTTGTGATCCGGCCCGCCCGGCCGGACGCGATCGCGGACAGCCTGGTCCGGGAACTGCCCCGGGTCCCGCCCGCGGACGGGCCGGCAGTGTCAGTTCCCGAATCCGCGGTGCAGCTCGCGATCGACGGCGGACCGGCCCGCCACGACGCGCGGCTCGTGCTCGACATCGCCGCGCTGCCCCGGCACGGCGGCGGCCAGATCACCGCCGCCACCCGGGACGGCCTCGGCGGGCGGCGGACCAGCGGGCCGGACGTCTGCACGTACTACGACACCGACCACGGCCGGTACCTGTTTTCCTTCTCCACCACCGACGGCGGCGAGCGCTACGTGAACGTGGCCCCGGCCCGGTACGAAACCATGGTCACCCGGATGCACGCGCTGCTCGACCACCTCACCGGACAAAGCCCAGCGCCGTTGCTGTGAATCGGGCCCGGGCACGAGGTACGGTGCGATTCCAGGTGCCGGCGACGCAGGAGGTCCGCGAAGTGCCCGATCCGCTTTTCCCCGCAGTCGCCGCCGGATCCGCGAAGGAAGCGCTGCGCTTCGGCGACCGGAAGCTGACCTACGCCGAACTGGGCTCGGTCGCCGGCGCGCTGGCCGCGGAGCTTCCCGCCGGGCGGGTGGCGGTGTGGGCGACGCCGACAGTGCACACCAGCGTCGCGGTGGTCGCCGCGCTGCTCGCGGGGGTCGCGGTCGTGCCGCTGAACCCGAAGATCGGCGAGCGCGAACTCGCGCACATCCTCGCCGACAGCAAGCCGGAGCTGGTCCTCGCCGAGCCAGGCGTCGAACTGCCCGCCGCGCTTACCCTGCCGAGGCGCGACATTCCGCTGACCGGCGAAGGCGCGCCGCCGAGTGAAGAACCGGACGCGGAAGCGCCCGCGTTCATCGTCTACACCTCTGGCACGACCGGCCCGCCCAAAGGCGTCGTACTGCCGCGCCGCGCGATCTCGACCACGCTCGACGCGCTCGAGGACGCCTGGCAGTGGACCGCGGACGACGTGCTCGTCCACGGGCTGCCGCTGTTCCACGTGCACGGCCTGATCCTCGGCATCCTCGGCCCGCTGCGCCGCGGTGGTTCGGTGCGCCACCTCGGCCGGTTCTCTCTCGAAGGCGTCACCCGGGAACTAGCGAACGGCGCGACCATGCTGTTCGGCGTTCCCACGATGTACCACCGGATCGCCGAGACGGTCGCCGACGACGAAGCGCTCGCCGGCGCGCTCAAGTCCGCCCGGCTGCTCGTGTCCGGCTCGGCCGCGTTGCCGGTGCACGACCACCAGCGGATCACCGCCGCGACCGGCCAGCAGGTCGTGGAGCGCTACGGGATGACCGAGACGCTGATGAACACCAGCGTCCGCGCGGACGGCGAGCGCAAACCGGGTTCGGTCGGCGTCCCGCTCGCCGGGGTCGAACTGCGGCTGATCGACGAGTCCGGAGCCGAAATCAGCGAGCCGGACACGGTCGGCGAGATCCAGGTCCGCGGGCCGAACCTGTTCACCGAATACCTCAACCGGCCGGACGCGACGGCCGCCGCGCTCGACGGCGGCTGGTTCCGCACCGGCGACATGGCCACCCGCGACCCGGACGGGTACGTGCGGATCGTCGGCCGCAAGGCCACTGACCTGATCAAGAGCGGCGGCTACAAGATCGGCGCCGGCGAGATCGAGAACGCGCTGCTGGAACACCCGGACGTCGCCGAGGTCGCGGTGACCGGCGAACCGGACGACGACCTCGGCGAGCGGATCGTCGCCTGGGTGGTGCCAGCCGGCGAGCGGCCGACCGTCGAGCAGCTCGCCGACCATGTCGCGAGACTTCTCGCCCCGCACAAGCGGCCGCGGGTCGTGCGGTACCTGGACGCGTTGCCGCGCAACGACATGGGCAAGGTCATGAAGCGAGCGCTGGGATGACCGGCTCCGCACGCGAGCTGCTGGGCGAGCTCGCCGCCGAGTTCACCGAGCTGTCGACGGTGCACCCGGTGGCCGACAATCCGATCGAATGGCCGGGCTACCCGGAAGCCCACGCCAAGGCGGCCGTGCGCACCGGCGAGACCGAATCGGCGATCGTCGGCGAGGCTCGGATCGACGGCCTGCCTGCCGTGCTGATCGCGTGGGAGTTCGGGTTCCTCGGCGGTTCGATCGGCCAGCAGACCGGCGACCGCATCGAAGCCGCCTTCGCGCACGCCAAGGAGCGCGGACTGCCCGTCGTGTCGCTGGTCGCGACCGGCGGCAGCCGGATGCAGCACGGGATGCGCGCCCTCTCTCAGCTGCAGCGGATCGCACGCGCCTCCGCCGAAGCCCGCGCGGCGGGCATCGCACAGCTCTCGGTGCTGCGCGACCCGTCGACCGGTGGCGGCTGGGCGACGCTCGGCGCGGGTTCCGACGTCGTGCTCGGTCTGCCGTACGCGCAGGTGGGCTTCGCGGGCTCTCGAGTACGGCCGGCATCGTCGCCTTCGGAGGCGTACAGCGTCGAAGCGAAGCTGGAGTGGGGTCAGGTCGACCGTCTCGTGGAGCCTGAGGAGCTTCGCGACGTACTCGTGCGATGGTTACAGCTGCTGTCCTCACGATCGACAGAGCCCGCTCCCCCGCCTGCGGCCCGTCGCGCCGTCGCGCTACCCGAGACCGGGTGGGACGCCGTACGGAGGGCGCGCGCTTCTTCGCGAGCGCGCGCCCCGGAGTACCTCGACACCTACTTCGACTGGCGAGAGAACATCCAAGGCGACCGTGTCGGCCATGTCGACGAAGGCGTGCAGTGCGGCTTCGGCTGGCGAGAAGGACGCGCAATCGCGTACGCAGCGCAGTGCGGCACTGCGACCCGTCCGGCGGGCTTCCGCACCGCTGCCAGGCTGGTCCGGCTGGCGTCGCGGCTAGGAATCCCGGTGTTGACGCTGGTGGACACACCCGGCGCAGCCAACGACGCCGACGCGGAAGGGAACGGCATCGGACCGGCGATCGCGGAGCTGTTCGAAGCGATCGCGACCGCCGCGGTGCCGGTCACCACGCTCGTGATCGGCGAAGGCGGATCCGGCGGCGCGCTGGCGTTCGCCGCCTCGGGCACGACCTGGATCGCGCCCGACGCGTACTTCTCGGTCACTTCCCCGGAGGCCGCGGCAGCGATCCTGAAACGGCCGATGACCGAGATCCCGGCCGTAGCCGACCAGCTGCGGTTGCGCCCGCAAGACCTGGTCGGCCTCGGCCTGGCCGTCGGGATCGTCGAGCCTTAGGCGCGGCTGCGCCAGTTGCGCTGCGCGTAGGACGCAAGGGAAGCCGCGACCGCGACTCCCGCCGTCGCACATGTTGCGATGGCCACGAATACTGCCGTCATTTCGGCTCCTCCTCACGGGTGATTTTCCAGGTTCTCCCTGTTCAAGCGCATGGTCCCGGACGCGTGTTACCGCCGCCAACCCCCTGCGAGGGTGAGACGCGTCACGTTAGGCTTCCTCTCGATCGCGGTACGTGCTGATCGGTGGGTTCCGGATCAAGGAGCCTGAGAAGCGAAGGGAGCGATGTGACAGAGGCAGCGGACGGGAGGGGGCCGTCGGGCGGCGTCACCGTCACAGACAGCGCCACGATGCGCCGGGCCGTCGGGGCGGCAGCGGTCGGCAACATCACCGAGTGGTTCGATTTCGGGGTCTACGGATACCTCTCCACCACCATCGAGGCGCAGTTCTTCCCGCCTGGCAATCCCGCGCTAGCCCAGCTCGCGACGTTCGCGACGTTCGCGGTGGCGTTCCTGGTGCGTCCGCTCGGCGGCCTGTTCTTCGGCCCGCTCGGCGACCGGATCGGCCGGACCAAGGTGCTCGCGGTGACGGTGATCCTGATGGCCACCGGCACCTTCCTGATCGGCCTGATCCCGTCGTACGCCTCGATCGGGCTGGCCGCGCCGATCCTGCTGGTCTGCGCACGGATCCTGCAGGGTTTCTCCACCGGCGGCGAGTACGCCGGCGCGATGACGTTCATCGCCGAGTACAGCCCGGACCGCAAACGCGGCTACTTCGGCAGTTTCCTGGAGTTCGGCACCTTCATCGGATACGCGCTGGGCGCGACCGTGTCCTCGGTGCTGCCGCTGGTCTCGACGCCTGCCTTCATGGACACCTGGGGCTGGCGGATCCCGTTCATGGTGGCGCTGCCGCTCGGCATCGTCGGGGTCTACCTGCGAACGAAGCTCGAAGAGACGCCGGCGTTCCAGCAACTGCTCGACGAGTCCGGCAAGCGCGAGGACGCCGAGGCCAAGCACGTAGTGCGGACGATCTTCGCGAAGTACTGGCCGACAATGGTGCTGGCCGGCGGCCTCGTGGTGACCTGGAACGTCACCAATTACATGCTCACCAGCTACCTGCCGACGTATCTCAAGGACGAACGCACCATGTCCGCGCACGGCGGCCAGGCGATCTCGGCCACCGCGGCGGAATGGCTGCAGATCTGCGTGCTGTGGCTGGGCGTGCTGCTGATCCCGTTGCTGGGCAAGCTCAGCGACAAGATCGGCCGCAAGCCGATCCTCTGGGTCGGCGCGGGCGGGCTGATCGTGCTCGGCCTCCCTATGGTGCTGCTGCTCAAGAGCGGTTCGCTGACCGCGGTGCTGCTCGGACTGGTCCTGATGGGACTGCTGCTGATCTGCTTCTCCTCGACCTGCCCGTCGACGCTGCCCGCGCTGTTCCCGACCGAGGTCCGCTACGGCGGGCTGTCGATCTCGTTCAACATCTTCGTGTCGGCGTTCGCCGGGACGGTGTCGCTGGTGATGAGCGCGCTGGTGCTGGCGACCGGCGACCTGAAATGGCCGGGGTACTACCTGATGATCGCCGGGGTCGTCGGCGTGCTGACGTTGACGAAGCTGAAGGAGACCTCGCGCAAGCCGTTGCCCGGCTCGGCACCCGCACTGTCCACAGAGGAACAGGCACAGTCGGTCTGATCTTTCCGTCAGCCGACCGGCCGTGAAGGATCCCTTCCGGGAATCCAAGTCTCAAAGGGGCCCTTCACGGCTTTTGGCGCGTGAGTGCCGCTCAGGCGGCCTGCAGCTCGTCCACCCGGTCCGTCCACGAACCGTGCGGTTCCAGCACGACGGTCCGGGTGTCGTCGTCGCGGCGGGTCAGCCGGACCACCAAGTGGTCCTCGGAGAGCCGTTCCGCGCTGCCCTCGCCCCACTCGACGACCACCGCCGACGATTCCAGGTCGGTGTCCAGGTCGAGGTCGTCCAGCTGGGTCAGGTCGCCGCCGAGCCGGTAAGCGTCCACGTGGATCAGCGGCACCCCGGCCGCGCCCGCGGCGTGCACCCGGGCCAGCACGAAGGTCGGCGAGCTGACCCGGCCGCCGACTCCGAGGCCGTCCGCGATGCCGCGGGTCAGTGTGGTCTTGCCTGCCCCGAGAGGACCGTCGAGCAGCACCAGGTCGCCCGCGCGCAGCACCGCGCCCAGCGCCCGCCCGAAAGCCATCGTGTCCTCGGGGGTTTCCAGAATCACCTTGTCCACCACCAGTTCCGCCGGTTCGGTGCGGCGCTGCCGCCGCACCGCTGCACCAAATCGATGAGATGGCTGTTCACCAGCTCGGGTTGTTCGAGCTGCACCATGTGCCCGGCCCCGCGCACGCGCACCAGCTCGGCGTCGGGCAGTTCCGCGGCGATCCGCTCCGCGTGCGCGAACGGGGTGAACCGGTCCGAGTCGCCGCCGATCACCAGCACGTGCGCGTGTTTGAGCCCGGCCAGCGCAGCGTAGCGGTTGTGGCTGCCGAGAGTGCCGACGAAGTTCGTCAACCCGCGGACCGGCGTGACCGCCAGCATTTCCAGCATGAAGTCGACCAGCCGCGGTGAAACGTCCCGACTGCCGAAGGCCAGCCGTCGCACGGCTTGCCGGGTGAGCTGACCGCCGGCCGCGCGGACGAATTCCACCAGCCCTGGTTGCCAGCCAGCAAGTCCGCCGACGCCGCGCGTCAGCGGGTTGTACTTGGACAGCAACGGTCGCGGCAACCCGCGCGCACCGACTTCGCCGGCCGCGGTCGCGATGAACGCGACACCGCATACGCGTTCTTCGAAAAGGTCCGGCCGTTGCGCAGCCAGTTCCATGATCACCATGCCGCCCATGGAATGTCCCATGAGGACAATCGGTCCTTCGGGCACCATCGCGCGCAACACGCTGTCGAGGTCGTGCGCGAGCTGCTCGATGGTCGACGTGTGTTCCGACGCTTCTCCGGAGAGACCGTGGCCGCGATGGTCGTAGTAGACCTGGCGTACGCGCGGCAACCGCAGCGAAGCGACGTCGCGCCGTTGGAAGTGCCACGAGCGCCGCGAAAGCGCGAAGCCGTGTACGCCGACGAGTGTCAGCTCAGCGGGTTCGCCGTCCTCCGGATCGATCTCCTCTACCGACAGCGGCGTACCGTCCTCTGCGGCGACCGTCGACATCCGGTCCGGCTTCAGCTCGCCTAACGGCTCGTCCGCGAGCGGGTCTTCAGCCGGCTTGCGTTGTTGCGTCGCGACCACCGCCGCGGCAGCGCCGGTCACCACCGCCCCGACGCCACCCGCGATCGCCCACAGCCGCGCCGACGGATTCACGCCCGCTCCCCCAGGTACCGGCGCACGACTCGCGGCCGGTACATCGAGGTGACGATCTCGTAGTCGATGGTGCCGAGCTTGTCAGCCCATTCGCGCGCGGTCGGCTCGCCGGAGCGGCCGGCGCCGAACAGGACGACCTCGTCGCCCGCCTTGGGCGCGTCGTCGCCGCAGTCCACCACCAGCTGGTCCATGCAGACCCGGCCGGCCACCGGACACCGCCGTCCGCCGAGCCAGACCTCCATCCGGCCGGACAGCGAACGCGGCACGCCGTCGGCGTACCCGGTGGGCACGAGCGCGAGCGTGGTGTCCTGCTGCGCGGTCCAGGTGTGCCCGTAGGACACCGAACTGCCGGCCGCCACCCGCTTCGTGAGCACGACCTCGGAGCGGAAGGTCATCGCCGGGCGCAGGTCGTCGTCGGTCGGCACCGGGTTGAGGCCGTACATCGCGATGCCCGGGCGGACCAGGTCGAAGTGCAGATCGGGCCGGGTGAGCACGGCCGCGGAGTTCGCCAGGTGCCGGATCGGGTCGAGCCCGGCGGCGCGGGCCGCGTCGTACGCCTCGGCGAACACCTTCGCCTGTGCGTCGATAGACGCGTGGCCGATGTCGTCGGCGCACGCCAAGTGCGACCACACGGCCACCACCTCGACGCCGCGCGCCTGCGCCGCCGCGTCCACCAGCGCGGGCCAGTCGGCGGGCGGGCAGCCGTTGCGCGACAGCCCGGTGTCGATCTTGAGGTGCACGCGAGCGCGCTTTCCGGTGCGCTCGGCCGCGGCAGCGACCCGGGCCAGCTCGCCGAGCGAGCTGACGCCGAGGTCGACATCCGCTTCGAGGCCGGGCGCGAAATCCGCCTCCGGCACGTCCAGCCAACTGAACAGCCGGGTGGACAGCCCGGCAGCGCGCAACGCGAGCGCTTCCTGCAGCGAGCAGGCACCGAGCCAGGTCGCCCCGGCCTCGACCGCGGCACGGGCCACCGGCACCGCGCCGTGCCCGTACGCGTCGGCCTTGACCACGGCCATCACAGCGGAACCGGCCGCGCGGGCGGCCAGCAGGGAAAGGTTGTGCCGCACTGCGCCGAGATCGATGACGGTCTCGGAATGCGGGAAACTGGCAGTCATAACGACTGCCAGTTTCCCACGTCATGGCTTCAGGAGAGCCGCTGCCCGGAGGTGCCGGAGAACACATGCAGCTCGTCCGGGCGGATCCGCAGGTGCAGGGTGTCGCCCATGGCCGGCGGGGTGCGCGGGTCGACGCGCGCGACTACGTTGCGCGACGAACCCTCGGCGGTCTCTTCGACCGCCGAGCCGAGCTTGCCGTAGACGTACGCGTCCGAGCCCAGTTCCTCGACCAGCTCGACCTTGATCGGCACACTGCCGGCGGTGTCGGTGGTGACCTCGAGCGACTCCGGGCGGAAGCCGAGGGTGACGGTGTCGCCGTCAGCCGCGGCGCGAACCGCGGGGGTGAGCGGCACCTGCACGCCAGCGACCTCGGCCCCGTCCGCAGTGAGCTTCGCGGCGACCAGGTTCATCGCCGGGGAACCGATGAAGCCCGCGACGAAAACGTTTGCCGGCCGGTCGTACAGAGCGCGCGGAGTGTCGCAC
This sequence is a window from Amycolatopsis benzoatilytica AK 16/65. Protein-coding genes within it:
- a CDS encoding MFS transporter; protein product: MTEAADGRGPSGGVTVTDSATMRRAVGAAAVGNITEWFDFGVYGYLSTTIEAQFFPPGNPALAQLATFATFAVAFLVRPLGGLFFGPLGDRIGRTKVLAVTVILMATGTFLIGLIPSYASIGLAAPILLVCARILQGFSTGGEYAGAMTFIAEYSPDRKRGYFGSFLEFGTFIGYALGATVSSVLPLVSTPAFMDTWGWRIPFMVALPLGIVGVYLRTKLEETPAFQQLLDESGKREDAEAKHVVRTIFAKYWPTMVLAGGLVVTWNVTNYMLTSYLPTYLKDERTMSAHGGQAISATAAEWLQICVLWLGVLLIPLLGKLSDKIGRKPILWVGAGGLIVLGLPMVLLLKSGSLTAVLLGLVLMGLLLICFSSTCPSTLPALFPTEVRYGGLSISFNIFVSAFAGTVSLVMSALVLATGDLKWPGYYLMIAGVVGVLTLTKLKETSRKPLPGSAPALSTEEQAQSV
- the tsaB gene encoding tRNA (adenosine(37)-N6)-threonylcarbamoyltransferase complex dimerization subunit type 1 TsaB, whose amino-acid sequence is MLVLAIDTATPAVTAGIVAVDEAELVTRAERVTVDPRAHGELIAPHAMAAAEEAGVTLRELDAIVCGVGPGPFTGLRAGMATAAAYAHALGIPAYPVCSLDAIAADVVRTDKPFLVFTDARRREVYWAAYDASGVRVDGPQVQRPAEVETDIRVAAGDGALQYAAAVGVVPIEPRFPSPAGLVRVARTALLERAEPEALTPLYLRRPDAVEPTARKRVTAP
- a CDS encoding DUF3558 family protein — protein: MTRVKTRIAAGPAVGLLLLATAACSSTPGTPAPAASAAPSSSSPSVPKVNAPLDAAKYEQNPCALLSSAQATEVIKSVRNRQGKGLVGPICTWNDADSNSVAVGLVPGQGGLASSYAYRDSAAGYFQVAPDVNGYPAVYTSPSDDRKNGGCQAVVGIKDDETLTSSVLLDKTSPDYRDPCSLAAKAAAAAVATIKAGA
- a CDS encoding carboxyl transferase domain-containing protein; its protein translation is MTGSARELLGELAAEFTELSTVHPVADNPIEWPGYPEAHAKAAVRTGETESAIVGEARIDGLPAVLIAWEFGFLGGSIGQQTGDRIEAAFAHAKERGLPVVSLVATGGSRMQHGMRALSQLQRIARASAEARAAGIAQLSVLRDPSTGGGWATLGAGSDVVLGLPYAQVGFAGSRVRPASSPSEAYSVEAKLEWGQVDRLVEPEELRDVLVRWLQLLSSRSTEPAPPPAARRAVALPETGWDAVRRARASSRARAPEYLDTYFDWRENIQGDRVGHVDEGVQCGFGWREGRAIAYAAQCGTATRPAGFRTAARLVRLASRLGIPVLTLVDTPGAANDADAEGNGIGPAIAELFEAIATAAVPVTTLVIGEGGSGGALAFAASGTTWIAPDAYFSVTSPEAAAAILKRPMTEIPAVADQLRLRPQDLVGLGLAVGIVEP
- a CDS encoding acyl-CoA synthetase — translated: MPDPLFPAVAAGSAKEALRFGDRKLTYAELGSVAGALAAELPAGRVAVWATPTVHTSVAVVAALLAGVAVVPLNPKIGERELAHILADSKPELVLAEPGVELPAALTLPRRDIPLTGEGAPPSEEPDAEAPAFIVYTSGTTGPPKGVVLPRRAISTTLDALEDAWQWTADDVLVHGLPLFHVHGLILGILGPLRRGGSVRHLGRFSLEGVTRELANGATMLFGVPTMYHRIAETVADDEALAGALKSARLLVSGSAALPVHDHQRITAATGQQVVERYGMTETLMNTSVRADGERKPGSVGVPLAGVELRLIDESGAEISEPDTVGEIQVRGPNLFTEYLNRPDATAAALDGGWFRTGDMATRDPDGYVRIVGRKATDLIKSGGYKIGAGEIENALLEHPDVAEVAVTGEPDDDLGERIVAWVVPAGERPTVEQLADHVARLLAPHKRPRVVRYLDALPRNDMGKVMKRALG
- the tsaD gene encoding tRNA (adenosine(37)-N6)-threonylcarbamoyltransferase complex transferase subunit TsaD; translation: MARVIMGIESSCDETGVGLVRLHDDGSVELLADEVASSVDQHARFGGVVPEVASRAHLEAMVPTAERAFATAGLKLSDVDAIAVTAGPGLAGALLVGVSAAKAYATALDVPLYGVNHLAGHIAVDTLQHGPLPSPVLALLVSGGHTQLLRVDDIASKITELGSTVDDAAGEAYDKVARVLDLPYPGGPPIDKAAKQGNPKAIAFPRGMTGPRDAKFDFSFSGLKTAVARWVENAERAGDQIPVNDVAASFQEAVADVLTAKAVKAAHEQGIGTLVISGGVAANSRLSELAAERCAAAGIELRVPRPKLCTDNGAMIAALGAHVVAAGRATAPLDFSANPGLPVEIVSL
- a CDS encoding ESX secretion-associated protein EspG — its product is MLVLSREVVLPADSLPLAAELAGVSLPSSLSPDVLWRDPEEDRAYRDAAVDAMASQGVWGRGGPDEAFVRTMTVLCRGTTELSATVESGRDRHYRLLVAASGKDAVLACHMPSTSTVVIRPARPDAIADSLVRELPRVPPADGPAVSVPESAVQLAIDGGPARHDARLVLDIAALPRHGGGQITAATRDGLGGRRTSGPDVCTYYDTDHGRYLFSFSTTDGGERYVNVAPARYETMVTRMHALLDHLTGQSPAPLL
- the rimI gene encoding ribosomal protein S18-alanine N-acetyltransferase; this translates as MKLDQLRRADVARCAEIEKILFPGDDPWSARAFQSELDQGYYYLAARTDDGETLLGYAGLAVVGRRGDYEAEVHTIGVVPEAQGQGIGKALLRALLTRADEMRAPVFLEVRTDNDPAVKLYEAHGFEKLGIRKRYYQPSGADAFTMARPAQAPARDEVAG